The following are encoded in a window of Massilia sp. R2A-15 genomic DNA:
- the ahcY gene encoding adenosylhomocysteinase, with translation MNAVLKDLHDHHIADISLAPWGDKEIKIAETEMPGLMAIREEFAASQPLKGARITGSLHMTIQTAVLIQTLEALGAQVRWASCNIYSTQDHAAAAIAAAGTPVFAVKGETLDEYWDYTHRIFEWPGEGVYSNMILDDGGDATLLLHLGTRAETDISVLANPGSEEEICLFNSIRNHLQKDPNWYSKRLPHIMGVTEETTTGVHRLYQMHKEGKLAFPAINVNDSVTKSKFDNLYGCRESLVDGIKRATDVMIAGKVAVIAGYGDVGKGSAQAMRALSAQVWVTEIDPICALQAAMEGYRVVTMDYAAEHGDIFVTCTGNYHILTEQHMLAMKDQAIVCNIGHFDNEIDVAALKKYQWENIKPQVDHVIFPSGKRIILLAEGRLVNLGCGTGHPSYVMSSSFANQTIAQIELFANNANYPVGVYVLPKHLDEKVARLQLKKLNAQLTTLTDEQAAYISVKKEGPYKPDHYRY, from the coding sequence ATGAACGCCGTACTCAAAGACCTGCACGACCACCACATCGCCGACATCTCGCTGGCGCCATGGGGTGACAAAGAAATCAAGATCGCCGAAACCGAAATGCCTGGCCTGATGGCGATTCGCGAAGAATTCGCCGCCAGCCAGCCGCTCAAGGGCGCGCGCATCACCGGTTCGCTGCACATGACCATCCAGACCGCCGTGCTGATCCAGACGCTCGAAGCGCTGGGCGCGCAAGTGCGCTGGGCCTCGTGCAACATCTACTCGACCCAGGACCACGCCGCCGCCGCGATCGCCGCCGCCGGCACGCCGGTGTTCGCCGTCAAGGGCGAGACGCTGGACGAATACTGGGACTACACCCACCGCATCTTCGAGTGGCCGGGCGAAGGCGTGTACTCGAACATGATCCTCGACGACGGCGGCGACGCCACCTTGCTGCTGCACCTGGGCACGCGCGCCGAGACCGACATCTCGGTGCTGGCCAACCCCGGTTCGGAAGAAGAGATCTGCCTGTTCAATTCGATCCGGAACCACCTGCAGAAAGACCCGAACTGGTACTCCAAGCGCCTGCCGCACATCATGGGCGTGACCGAAGAGACCACCACCGGCGTGCACCGCCTGTACCAGATGCACAAGGAAGGCAAGCTGGCCTTCCCCGCAATTAACGTCAACGACTCGGTCACCAAGTCCAAGTTCGACAACCTGTACGGCTGCCGCGAATCGCTGGTCGACGGCATCAAGCGCGCCACCGACGTCATGATCGCCGGCAAGGTCGCCGTCATCGCCGGTTACGGCGACGTCGGCAAGGGCTCGGCCCAGGCCATGCGCGCGCTGTCGGCCCAGGTGTGGGTCACCGAAATCGATCCGATCTGCGCGCTGCAGGCGGCGATGGAAGGCTACCGCGTCGTGACCATGGACTACGCGGCCGAGCACGGCGACATCTTCGTCACCTGCACCGGCAACTATCACATCCTCACCGAGCAGCACATGCTGGCGATGAAGGACCAGGCGATCGTCTGCAACATCGGCCACTTCGACAACGAAATCGATGTCGCCGCGCTCAAGAAGTATCAGTGGGAAAACATCAAGCCGCAGGTCGATCATGTGATCTTCCCGTCGGGCAAGCGCATCATCCTGCTGGCCGAAGGCCGCCTGGTCAACCTCGGTTGCGGCACCGGCCATCCGTCCTACGTGATGAGCTCGTCGTTCGCCAACCAGACCATCGCCCAGATCGAGCTGTTCGCCAACAACGCGAACTACCCGGTCGGCGTGTACGTGCTGCCGAAGCACCTGGACGAGAAAGTGGCGCGCCTGCAGCTGAAAAAGCTCAACGCCCAGCTGACCACCCTGACCGACGAGCAAGCCGCTTATATTTCGGTCAAGAAGGAAGGCCCGTACAAGCCGGACCACTACCGCTATTAA
- a CDS encoding lytic transglycosylase domain-containing protein, which produces MFSSKIIAVAVLAGSCSLSFAAAQEPLPAPAPAAAPSLPDTRADDDAFLLLREAARQDDAVAAATYAARLPNYPIPSYVDYYRLKPRIRDASADEIRAFLAKWQGSAIADRMRNDWLLELGRNRDWANFDQQLPLFVLNDDLQVKCYALMSRAVKGERVAADARALLQNPPNYGEACAALVATLAQSGQFDTNDLLAQLRLAGEQHATGPAKRTAALLGESETHAAQAVDFPALAMARGVGASRAEHEIYLVAIGRMARTSLNLAAIGLNKNASKLSPTELATGWANIALAASMALSPEAGGYWKKSAGAPLSQDQLQWKTRIALREGDWKTVRATIESMPPQLRSDPTWTYWMARAMAAEGSREAAQALYTRIADQNSFYGQLAMEELGQQVAIPPPGAPLTAAEIAPMSANPGLRRALKFFSLRLRFEGTREWNWELRKFSERELLAAAEFARQNEILDRMVNTSERTRTEFDYTQRFPSPHNDILQPTTQNLGLDRAWVYGLIRQESRFVTDARSGVGASGLMQVMPSTGQYVARKIGLTDFVYSMLSDLRTNILLGANYMNMVLANADGSQPLASAAYNAGPGRARTWRATLSGPMEGAIFAESIPYPETRAYVKNVLSNATNYAALFERKPQSLKARLGVVTPNGARANQLP; this is translated from the coding sequence ATGTTTTCGTCGAAAATAATCGCCGTCGCTGTTCTCGCCGGATCCTGCAGCTTGTCGTTCGCCGCCGCGCAGGAACCACTGCCCGCGCCGGCGCCGGCTGCTGCGCCCAGCCTTCCTGATACCCGCGCCGACGACGACGCGTTCCTGCTGCTGCGCGAAGCGGCGCGCCAGGATGACGCGGTCGCCGCGGCCACTTACGCGGCGCGCCTGCCCAACTACCCGATTCCTTCCTACGTCGACTATTATCGGCTGAAACCGCGCATCCGCGACGCCAGTGCCGATGAAATTCGCGCCTTCCTGGCAAAGTGGCAGGGCAGCGCCATCGCCGACCGCATGCGCAACGACTGGCTGCTCGAACTCGGGCGCAATCGCGACTGGGCCAATTTCGACCAGCAGCTGCCGCTGTTCGTCCTCAACGACGACCTCCAGGTCAAGTGCTATGCGCTGATGTCGCGCGCGGTAAAAGGCGAGCGCGTCGCCGCCGATGCGCGCGCCTTGCTGCAAAATCCGCCTAACTACGGCGAAGCCTGCGCCGCGCTGGTGGCCACGCTGGCGCAGTCCGGCCAGTTCGACACCAACGACCTGCTGGCGCAGCTGCGCCTGGCCGGCGAGCAGCACGCCACCGGCCCGGCGAAACGCACCGCCGCGCTGCTCGGCGAGTCCGAAACGCACGCCGCGCAGGCGGTCGACTTTCCCGCGCTGGCGATGGCGCGCGGTGTCGGCGCCAGCCGCGCCGAGCACGAAATCTACCTGGTGGCGATCGGCCGCATGGCGCGCACCAGCCTGAACCTGGCCGCCATAGGCCTGAACAAGAACGCCTCGAAACTGAGCCCAACCGAGCTGGCCACCGGCTGGGCCAACATCGCGCTGGCCGCGTCGATGGCGCTGTCGCCCGAAGCGGGCGGCTACTGGAAAAAATCGGCGGGCGCGCCGCTGTCGCAGGACCAGCTGCAATGGAAGACCCGCATCGCGCTGCGCGAAGGCGACTGGAAGACGGTGCGCGCAACCATCGAGTCGATGCCGCCGCAGCTGCGCAGCGACCCGACCTGGACCTACTGGATGGCGCGCGCGATGGCGGCCGAGGGCAGCCGCGAGGCCGCCCAGGCGCTGTACACCCGCATCGCCGACCAGAACAGCTTCTACGGCCAGCTGGCGATGGAGGAACTGGGGCAGCAGGTGGCGATTCCGCCGCCCGGCGCGCCGCTCACCGCCGCCGAAATCGCGCCGATGAGCGCCAACCCGGGCCTGCGCCGCGCGCTCAAGTTCTTCAGCCTGCGCCTGCGCTTCGAAGGCACGCGCGAGTGGAACTGGGAGCTGCGCAAATTCAGTGAGCGCGAACTGCTGGCCGCGGCCGAATTCGCGCGCCAGAACGAGATCCTCGACCGCATGGTCAACACCTCCGAGCGCACCCGCACCGAGTTCGATTACACCCAGCGCTTCCCGTCGCCGCACAACGACATCCTGCAGCCGACCACCCAGAACCTGGGCCTCGACCGCGCCTGGGTGTATGGCCTGATCCGCCAGGAATCGCGCTTCGTCACCGACGCGCGCTCCGGCGTGGGCGCCTCCGGGCTGATGCAGGTGATGCCCTCCACCGGCCAGTACGTCGCCAGGAAGATTGGCCTGACCGACTTCGTCTACAGCATGCTGTCGGACCTGCGCACCAACATCCTGCTCGGCGCGAACTACATGAACATGGTGCTGGCCAACGCCGACGGTTCGCAGCCGCTCGCCAGCGCCGCTTACAACGCCGGGCCGGGCCGTGCGCGCACCTGGCGCGCGACCCTGAGCGGGCCGATGGAAGGCGCGATCTTCGCCGAGTCGATCCCGTATCCGGAAACCCGCGCCTACGTCAAGAACGTGCTGTCGAATGCGACCAATTATGCGGCCCTGTTCGAACGCAAGCCGCAATCGCTGAAGGCCCGCCTCGGTGTCGTAACGCCGAACGGCGCGCGCGCCAATCAGCTTCCCTGA
- a CDS encoding lysophospholipid acyltransferase family protein — MLVYLFRLLSFLPLSALHRLGAALGWVVYLASPSYRRRLRANVEGAGYGAELGRAVAEAGKAMFELPFIWCARPERVARHMFEEGGEVLEAAIAAGRGIVILTPHLGCFEITAQQVAQHTPLTVMYRPPRKSALKPLVEGARARADLRLAPANLAGVRILARCLKQGETIGVLPDQVPQEGEGVWAPFFGRPAYTMTLPAKLAKMSGATILLTFAERLPHGRGFTVRFVPFDGALEGSAADQAAAINRAMEQLIARCPAQYFWSYNRYKQPAGAAAPDARVAP, encoded by the coding sequence ATGCTGGTTTATCTATTCCGTTTGTTATCGTTTTTGCCGCTGTCCGCCTTGCACCGGCTGGGCGCCGCCCTGGGCTGGGTGGTGTACCTGGCCTCCCCGTCCTACCGCCGGCGCCTGCGCGCCAATGTCGAGGGCGCCGGCTACGGCGCCGAGCTGGGCCGCGCCGTGGCCGAGGCCGGCAAGGCGATGTTCGAATTGCCATTCATCTGGTGCGCGCGGCCGGAGCGCGTCGCGCGCCACATGTTCGAAGAGGGCGGCGAGGTGCTCGAGGCGGCCATCGCCGCCGGCCGCGGGATCGTGATCCTGACGCCACACCTTGGCTGTTTCGAAATCACCGCGCAGCAGGTCGCGCAGCACACGCCGCTGACGGTGATGTACCGCCCGCCGCGCAAAAGCGCCTTGAAGCCGCTGGTGGAAGGGGCGCGCGCGCGCGCCGACCTGCGCCTGGCGCCGGCCAACCTGGCGGGGGTGCGCATCCTCGCGCGCTGCCTCAAGCAGGGCGAGACGATCGGCGTGCTGCCCGACCAGGTGCCGCAGGAAGGCGAAGGCGTCTGGGCGCCGTTCTTCGGCCGCCCCGCCTACACCATGACCTTGCCGGCCAAGCTGGCGAAGATGTCGGGCGCGACGATCCTGCTGACCTTTGCCGAGCGCCTGCCTCACGGGCGCGGTTTCACGGTGCGCTTCGTGCCCTTCGACGGCGCGCTCGAGGGCAGCGCCGCCGACCAGGCCGCGGCGATCAACCGCGCGATGGAGCAGCTGATCGCGCGCTGCCCGGCGCAGTATTTCTGGAGCTACAACCGCTACAAGCAGCCGGCCGGCGCCGCCGCGCCCGACGCCCGGGTGGCGCCATGA
- a CDS encoding glutathione S-transferase family protein produces the protein MQTTELDPTLSQALGSAKNPGLTLVIGNKNYSSWSMRPWVALTAFGIPFHEVRILLDQPDTAARIAEYSGAGRVPVLTAGEMTIWDSLAICEYVAEQFPDLHLWPRDVAARAMARSVTAEMHSGFAGLRSAMSMNIRVSLPGRGRTPEAQGDIGRVCEIWEECLSRFGHHRFLFGDFSIADAFYAPVVMRFKTYGVSLAPALQAYCDRVQAHPAVARWVREALAETESAAFHDDELPK, from the coding sequence ATGCAGACCACAGAACTCGATCCCACCCTGTCGCAAGCGCTGGGCAGCGCGAAGAATCCGGGCCTGACGCTCGTCATCGGCAACAAGAACTACTCGTCGTGGTCGATGCGGCCCTGGGTCGCGCTGACCGCGTTCGGCATCCCGTTCCACGAAGTGCGCATCCTGCTCGACCAGCCCGACACCGCCGCGCGCATCGCCGAGTATTCCGGCGCCGGCCGCGTGCCGGTGCTGACCGCCGGCGAAATGACGATCTGGGACAGCCTGGCGATCTGCGAATACGTCGCCGAGCAGTTCCCCGACCTGCACCTGTGGCCGCGGGACGTCGCCGCGCGCGCGATGGCGCGCTCGGTCACCGCCGAAATGCACTCGGGCTTCGCCGGCCTGCGCAGCGCGATGTCGATGAACATCCGGGTCAGCCTGCCGGGCCGCGGCCGCACGCCCGAAGCGCAGGGCGACATCGGACGCGTTTGCGAAATCTGGGAAGAATGCCTGTCGCGCTTCGGCCACCACCGCTTCCTGTTCGGCGACTTCTCGATCGCCGATGCGTTCTACGCGCCAGTCGTGATGCGCTTCAAGACCTACGGCGTCTCGCTGGCGCCGGCGCTGCAAGCCTATTGCGACCGGGTGCAGGCCCATCCCGCCGTGGCGCGCTGGGTACGCGAGGCGCTGGCCGAAACCGAGTCCGCGGCCTTCCACGACGACGAGCTGCCGAAATAA
- the metK gene encoding methionine adenosyltransferase — MSNDYLFTSESVSEGHPDKVADQISDAILDAILAQDPRARVAAETLCNTGLVVLAGEITTHANVDYIQVARETIKRIGYDNTDYGIDYKGCAVMVCYDKQSPDIAQGVDEGAGIDLDQGAGDQGLMFGYACDETAELMPAAIHYAHRLVERQSQLRKDGRLPWLRPDAKSQVTLRYVNGRPVAVDTVVLSTQHAPDVSHSQIQEAVVEEIIKQVLPREWLNDTKFLVNPTGRFVIGGPQGDCGLTGRKIIVDTYGGAAPHGGGAFSGKDPSKVDRSAAYAARYVAKNVVAAGLARQCQVQVSYAIGVAKPINITVYTEGTGVISDEKIAQLVMEHFDLRPKGIVQMLDLLRPIYQKSAAYGHFGREEPEFTWERTDKAAILRDAAGLK, encoded by the coding sequence ATGTCCAACGATTATCTTTTCACCTCCGAATCCGTGTCCGAAGGACATCCGGACAAGGTCGCCGACCAAATTTCCGACGCCATCCTCGACGCCATCCTGGCGCAGGACCCGCGCGCGCGCGTGGCCGCGGAAACGCTGTGCAACACCGGCCTGGTCGTGCTGGCCGGTGAAATCACCACCCACGCCAACGTCGACTATATCCAGGTGGCGCGCGAAACCATCAAGCGCATCGGCTACGACAACACCGACTACGGCATCGACTACAAGGGTTGCGCGGTGATGGTCTGCTACGACAAGCAGTCGCCCGACATCGCCCAGGGCGTGGACGAAGGCGCCGGCATCGACCTCGACCAGGGCGCCGGCGACCAGGGCCTGATGTTCGGCTACGCCTGCGACGAGACGGCCGAGCTGATGCCGGCCGCGATCCACTACGCGCACCGCCTGGTCGAGCGCCAGTCTCAGCTGCGCAAGGACGGCCGCCTGCCATGGCTGCGCCCGGACGCCAAGTCGCAGGTCACGCTGCGCTACGTTAACGGCCGCCCGGTGGCGGTGGACACCGTCGTGCTGTCCACCCAGCACGCGCCGGACGTGTCGCACAGCCAGATCCAGGAAGCGGTGGTCGAAGAAATCATCAAGCAGGTGCTGCCGCGCGAGTGGCTCAATGACACCAAGTTCCTGGTCAACCCGACCGGCCGCTTCGTCATCGGCGGCCCGCAGGGCGATTGCGGCCTGACCGGGCGCAAGATCATCGTCGACACCTACGGCGGCGCGGCCCCGCACGGCGGCGGCGCCTTCTCCGGCAAGGACCCGTCCAAGGTAGACCGCTCGGCCGCCTACGCGGCGCGCTACGTCGCCAAGAACGTGGTCGCGGCCGGCCTGGCGCGCCAGTGCCAGGTGCAGGTGTCGTACGCGATCGGCGTGGCCAAGCCGATCAACATTACTGTGTATACCGAAGGCACCGGCGTCATTTCGGACGAGAAAATCGCCCAGCTGGTGATGGAACACTTCGACCTGCGTCCGAAAGGCATCGTCCAGATGCTCGACCTGCTGCGCCCGATCTACCAGAAGAGCGCGGCCTACGGCCACTTCGGCCGCGAAGAGCCGGAGTTCACCTGGGAGCGCACCGACAAGGCCGCGATCCTGCGCGACGCCGCCGGGTTGAAATAA
- a CDS encoding phage holin family protein: MRLLLTWIINAAALMALPYLMHSVSFDSIGTAFVAALVLGLVNTLIRPVLVLLTLPVTMLSLGLFILVINGFLFWGVAQVVSGFHVEGFLSAMLAAILYSVISWALSTLLLRKDGNS; this comes from the coding sequence ATGCGCCTGTTACTGACCTGGATTATCAACGCCGCCGCCCTGATGGCGCTGCCTTACCTGATGCATTCCGTCTCCTTCGACAGTATCGGCACCGCCTTCGTCGCGGCCCTGGTGCTGGGATTGGTGAACACCCTGATCCGGCCCGTGCTGGTGCTGTTGACCTTGCCCGTGACGATGCTGTCGCTGGGCCTGTTCATCCTGGTGATCAACGGATTTTTGTTCTGGGGTGTGGCGCAAGTGGTGAGCGGCTTCCATGTCGAAGGATTCCTGTCGGCGATGCTCGCCGCGATCCTGTACAGCGTGATTTCGTGGGCGCTCTCGACCTTACTATTGCGCAAAGATGGAAACTCATAA
- a CDS encoding lipid A biosynthesis acyltransferase, with protein MRAVIAFMWLLHWLPLPLLGRFGEAVGSLLFMALKSRRHIALTNLRLCMPELSEAERVALARRHFQAYSRSVWERAILWWAPESRLRRLIKVEPAMPMHEFEAGPVIVLCPHFVCLDVAGAACAMAATMSSMYVAQSNKAFDDVLRRGRERFRPVRIFSRQEGIKPILRALRERMPYFMLPDMDFGDKDAPFVPFFGVPAATLTATARIAASTGAKVIPVVATYLPNYRGWQVKFYPAWEDYPGEDMIEATRRMNAFIEERVREAPAEYFWTHKRFKTRPAGEPSPYAK; from the coding sequence ATGAGGGCCGTGATCGCCTTCATGTGGCTGCTGCACTGGCTGCCGCTGCCGCTGCTGGGCCGCTTCGGCGAAGCGGTCGGCAGCCTGCTGTTCATGGCGCTCAAGTCGCGCCGCCACATCGCCCTGACCAATTTGCGCCTGTGCATGCCGGAACTGTCCGAGGCCGAGCGCGTGGCGCTGGCGCGCCGCCATTTCCAGGCCTATTCGCGCAGCGTGTGGGAACGCGCGATCCTGTGGTGGGCGCCGGAGTCGCGCCTGCGCCGCCTGATCAAGGTCGAGCCGGCGATGCCGATGCATGAATTCGAAGCCGGCCCGGTGATCGTGCTGTGCCCGCACTTCGTCTGCCTCGACGTGGCCGGCGCGGCCTGCGCGATGGCCGCGACCATGAGTTCGATGTACGTGGCCCAGAGCAACAAGGCGTTCGACGACGTGCTGCGGCGCGGGCGCGAGCGCTTCCGGCCGGTGCGTATCTTTTCCCGGCAGGAAGGCATCAAGCCGATCCTGCGCGCCTTGCGCGAACGGATGCCGTATTTCATGCTGCCGGACATGGACTTCGGCGACAAGGACGCGCCCTTCGTGCCCTTCTTCGGCGTGCCGGCGGCGACCCTGACGGCAACCGCGCGCATCGCCGCCAGCACCGGCGCGAAAGTGATCCCGGTGGTGGCGACCTACCTGCCCAACTACCGCGGCTGGCAGGTGAAGTTCTATCCGGCATGGGAAGACTACCCGGGCGAGGACATGATCGAGGCGACGCGCCGCATGAACGCCTTCATCGAGGAGCGCGTGCGCGAGGCGCCGGCCGAGTACTTCTGGACCCACAAGCGCTTCAAGACGCGGCCCGCCGGCGAGCCTTCGCCGTACGCGAAATAA
- a CDS encoding 5-formyltetrahydrofolate cyclo-ligase — translation MTGQTRIPCAPTELPASAASDAQSAKAALRRSLAAARAAIGPEQKRAWDAAIGEHLLDWWRTHRLPALAVYWPLRNEADLSLAYAELAQNGVRLALPVVLARDAALGFADWLPGEAMHKDEMGIAVPEDLRMVDRPPAMLVPCLGFNTEGYRLGYGGGFYDRTLEATPRPLTLGIAYSCLAAEFPSAPHDVALDRVITELG, via the coding sequence ATGACCGGCCAAACTAGAATACCATGCGCTCCCACTGAGCTGCCAGCATCCGCCGCAAGCGATGCGCAATCGGCCAAGGCCGCGTTGCGCCGCTCGCTCGCCGCCGCGCGCGCGGCCATCGGCCCCGAGCAAAAACGCGCGTGGGACGCCGCCATCGGCGAACATCTGCTGGACTGGTGGCGCACGCACCGGCTGCCGGCGCTGGCCGTGTACTGGCCGCTGCGCAATGAAGCGGACTTATCACTAGCATATGCTGAACTGGCGCAAAACGGCGTACGGCTGGCCCTGCCGGTGGTGCTGGCGCGCGACGCGGCGCTCGGGTTTGCCGACTGGTTGCCGGGCGAGGCGATGCACAAGGACGAGATGGGGATCGCGGTGCCGGAGGATCTGAGGATGGTGGATCGGCCGCCGGCGATGCTGGTGCCTTGCCTGGGCTTCAATACCGAAGGCTACCGGCTGGGATATGGCGGGGGGTTTTACGACCGGACGCTGGAGGCCACACCGCGGCCGCTTACGCTGGGGATCGCCTACTCCTGCCTGGCGGCGGAGTTTCCGAGCGCGCCGCACGATGTGGCGCTGGACCGGGTGATCACGGAACTGGGATAA
- the metF gene encoding methylenetetrahydrofolate reductase [NAD(P)H], producing METHNFSIEFYPPKTPEGADKLRIARGKLAALNPKYFSVTFGAGGSTQQGTLDTVLEIIGEGHAAAPHLSCVGGSREQIRAILGQFQSHGIRRLVALRGDLPSGYGGGSELRYASDLVEFIRAETGDWFHIEVAGYPEMHPQARSPQDDLQNFARKVRAGANAAITQYFYNADAYFQFIDQTRALGIDVPIVPGIMPITNYSQLMRFSDMCGAEIPRWIRLKLASFGDDSASIKAFGADVVTSLCERLLKGGAPGLHFYSMNQAAATSTVWQRLAG from the coding sequence ATGGAAACTCATAATTTCAGCATCGAATTTTATCCACCGAAGACGCCGGAAGGCGCCGACAAGCTGCGCATCGCGCGCGGCAAGCTGGCCGCGCTGAACCCGAAATATTTTTCGGTCACCTTCGGCGCCGGCGGCAGCACCCAGCAGGGCACGCTCGACACCGTGCTCGAGATCATCGGCGAAGGCCACGCGGCGGCGCCGCACCTGTCCTGCGTGGGCGGCTCGCGCGAGCAGATCCGCGCCATCCTCGGGCAGTTCCAGTCGCACGGCATCCGCCGGCTGGTGGCGCTGCGCGGCGACCTGCCCAGCGGCTACGGCGGCGGCAGCGAGCTGCGCTACGCCAGCGACCTGGTCGAATTCATCCGCGCTGAAACCGGCGACTGGTTCCACATCGAAGTGGCGGGCTATCCGGAAATGCATCCGCAGGCGCGCTCGCCGCAGGACGACCTGCAGAACTTCGCGCGCAAGGTGCGGGCCGGCGCCAATGCCGCCATCACCCAGTATTTCTACAACGCCGACGCCTACTTCCAGTTCATCGACCAGACCCGCGCGCTGGGCATCGACGTGCCGATCGTGCCGGGCATCATGCCGATCACGAACTACTCGCAGCTGATGCGCTTCTCCGACATGTGCGGCGCCGAGATCCCGCGCTGGATCCGCCTGAAGCTGGCCAGCTTCGGCGACGACAGCGCCTCGATCAAGGCGTTCGGGGCCGACGTCGTTACCTCCCTGTGCGAGCGCCTGCTCAAGGGCGGCGCCCCGGGCCTGCACTTCTACAGCATGAACCAGGCCGCGGCGACCAGCACCGTGTGGCAGCGCCTGGCCGGCTAA
- a CDS encoding complex I NDUFA9 subunit family protein, translating into MREMTVVVFGGTGFIGSHLVAQLAAEGARVVVPTRRLDRARHLIFLPGVEVVETEIGKDPLAPLLEGADAAINLVGVLYSKPGTPYGPQFAHAHVEIPRRIVAACAAAGVPRYLHMSALGADRDGPSMYQRSKAEGEVQARTEESVAATIFRPSVVFGPGDHFLNMFAALQRWLPVVPLACAGAEFQPVYVGDVAQAYIHALRDPKTRHLVFGLGGPSMYTLAELVRLAGRWSHHERPIVELPNALGRLQALMFELMPGTPLMSRDNLDSMKCDNVLDPAIQALTAASLGIKLTALEAVAPNYLSPHERFDEFRARAGR; encoded by the coding sequence ATGAGAGAAATGACGGTAGTGGTGTTCGGCGGCACCGGCTTCATCGGCAGCCATCTGGTCGCGCAACTGGCGGCGGAAGGCGCGCGCGTGGTGGTGCCGACCCGGCGCCTGGACCGCGCGCGTCACCTGATCTTCCTGCCCGGCGTCGAGGTGGTCGAGACCGAGATCGGCAAGGATCCGCTGGCGCCCTTGCTCGAAGGCGCCGACGCGGCGATTAACCTGGTCGGCGTGCTGTACTCGAAGCCCGGCACGCCGTACGGCCCGCAGTTCGCCCACGCGCACGTCGAGATCCCGCGCCGCATCGTCGCCGCTTGCGCCGCCGCCGGTGTGCCGCGCTACCTGCACATGAGCGCACTGGGCGCCGACCGCGACGGCCCGTCGATGTACCAGCGCTCCAAGGCCGAAGGCGAAGTCCAGGCGCGCACGGAGGAATCGGTCGCCGCCACCATCTTCCGGCCGTCGGTGGTGTTCGGCCCGGGCGACCATTTCCTCAACATGTTCGCAGCGCTGCAGCGCTGGCTGCCGGTGGTGCCGCTGGCCTGCGCCGGCGCCGAGTTCCAGCCGGTGTACGTGGGCGACGTGGCGCAGGCCTACATCCACGCGCTGCGCGACCCGAAGACGCGCCACCTGGTGTTCGGCCTGGGCGGCCCGTCGATGTACACGCTGGCCGAGCTGGTGCGCCTGGCCGGGCGCTGGTCGCATCACGAGCGCCCGATCGTCGAACTGCCCAACGCGCTGGGACGCCTGCAGGCGCTGATGTTCGAGCTGATGCCCGGCACGCCGCTGATGAGCCGCGACAATCTCGATTCGATGAAGTGCGATAACGTGCTCGATCCGGCGATCCAGGCCTTGACAGCGGCCTCGCTGGGAATCAAGCTGACCGCGCTCGAAGCGGTTGCGCCGAACTACCTGTCGCCGCACGAGCGCTTCGACGAATTCCGCGCCCGCGCCGGGCGCTAA